The Deltaproteobacteria bacterium genome window below encodes:
- a CDS encoding D-aminoacylase, with protein MDKAYDCVIKGGKVFDGSLTEPSVTDVGIRGDKVAEIGPLTGQAARTIDATGLIVTPGFIDVHTHCDATFKRSGSMAERAASNPSWKGNWNYLYQGVTTVITGNCGEGYADVNHWFDLINSLGFGTNVFHLAPHGEIRNEVFGDDQPVVPSKKQLDALKGKVAEVMEMGAIGLSTGLIYAPGFLAQTEELIEVARVARKYGGLYVSHIRDESGLLLEDGQRSVCRAIKEAIEIGRQAEARVNISHLKISAPVNGMKARDILDIIEQARLEGLDVTADQYPYDAGSSHLTLLVPSEFLEAGGVKEQYKNKAGQKEIKKAIEGTFNNLKPEKILISECTMNRDYEGKTLKEIAEIEKRKPSESFVDMVLSERPPLAVFFSQDISIVRDIMPYDYIMTGSDGWTTPKDILKPHPRCYGTFPRKIRTFVLEEKQLTLTAAVRSMTSLPAETFNLKGRGKLEKGCYADIAVIDLDNYTDRATYLDPHQYAEGLRYLFVNGVLSIDQGKATGVEGGRALKRD; from the coding sequence ATGGATAAGGCCTATGACTGCGTTATAAAAGGTGGAAAGGTCTTCGATGGGAGCCTAACTGAGCCGAGCGTGACGGATGTGGGGATACGCGGCGATAAAGTCGCAGAAATAGGGCCGCTCACAGGACAGGCGGCCAGAACCATTGACGCCACAGGCCTGATCGTCACGCCGGGATTCATTGACGTTCACACCCATTGCGACGCCACCTTCAAGCGAAGCGGCAGCATGGCGGAGCGGGCCGCATCGAACCCTTCCTGGAAAGGAAACTGGAATTACCTCTATCAGGGCGTGACGACTGTTATCACTGGGAATTGCGGAGAAGGTTATGCAGATGTGAACCACTGGTTTGACCTAATCAACTCCCTGGGGTTTGGAACGAACGTCTTTCATCTCGCGCCCCACGGGGAGATCAGAAATGAGGTCTTTGGGGATGATCAGCCTGTAGTACCGAGCAAGAAACAACTCGACGCGCTCAAAGGGAAGGTGGCTGAGGTCATGGAGATGGGCGCCATCGGGCTGTCCACAGGACTTATCTATGCCCCCGGCTTTTTAGCTCAAACCGAGGAGCTCATCGAAGTGGCAAGGGTTGCCAGAAAGTACGGCGGATTGTATGTGAGTCATATTCGCGATGAATCCGGGCTTCTTCTTGAAGATGGCCAGAGAAGCGTATGCCGGGCCATCAAGGAAGCGATCGAGATTGGGAGACAGGCAGAGGCGCGGGTGAACATTTCCCACCTGAAGATATCAGCCCCTGTTAACGGGATGAAGGCCCGGGATATTCTCGATATCATCGAACAAGCCAGGCTTGAAGGCCTGGATGTGACTGCTGACCAGTACCCCTATGACGCGGGTTCCTCGCATTTGACCCTTTTAGTTCCTTCGGAATTTTTAGAGGCCGGCGGAGTCAAAGAACAGTATAAGAACAAAGCAGGTCAAAAGGAGATCAAAAAGGCTATTGAGGGAACATTCAACAACCTCAAGCCGGAGAAGATCCTGATCAGTGAATGCACAATGAACAGGGATTACGAAGGAAAAACCTTGAAGGAGATCGCTGAGATAGAAAAACGAAAGCCCTCAGAATCCTTCGTGGATATGGTCTTGAGCGAACGGCCGCCCCTTGCTGTCTTTTTTTCTCAGGATATCAGCATCGTGCGTGATATCATGCCTTATGACTACATCATGACCGGGTCAGACGGCTGGACCACACCCAAGGATATCCTGAAACCCCACCCCCGCTGTTACGGCACCTTCCCCAGAAAAATAAGAACATTTGTGCTCGAGGAAAAGCAGCTCACCCTGACCGCGGCTGTCCGGTCCATGACCTCACTTCCAGCAGAAACGTTCAATCTGAAGGGCCGAGGCAAACTGGAAAAGGGATGCTACGCGGACATAGCGGTCATAGACCTGGATAATTATACAGACCGAGCCACCTACCTTGATCCGCATCAGTATGCAGAAGGCCTGCGGTATCTGTTTGTAAATGGCGTGCTTTCCATTGACCAGGGTAAAGCGACCGGCGTTGAGGGCGGAAGAGCGCTCAAGCGGGATTGA